The following proteins come from a genomic window of Mycolicibacterium rufum:
- a CDS encoding acyl-CoA thioesterase, translating into MSELLDLLDVADAGEDTWRGRASGPEGKRAYGGQLVAQSLAAAARTVEPAKAPTALHLQFLRGGDAGDTVDYRVTRVFDGRTAASRRVDALQQGRLLTTATVSFAAALPGPEHGRREVPGDPDVLPRTGPAGPAPSMPLDELDLRLVDEGSGEQFVRRLWWRAVVDLGDDPLVHTLVAAYVTDVYLIDPALQVHGHSMRSRTHRSGTTDSSIWFHRTLRADEWNVLECRSPAGGRGRGVVTASLIGHDGAVAATLVQEGLIAEREPAPDPAR; encoded by the coding sequence ATGAGCGAGCTGCTCGATCTGCTGGACGTGGCCGACGCCGGTGAGGACACCTGGCGGGGGCGGGCCAGCGGTCCGGAGGGCAAGCGGGCCTACGGCGGACAACTCGTCGCGCAGAGTCTGGCCGCGGCCGCGCGCACCGTCGAACCCGCCAAGGCGCCGACGGCGCTGCATCTGCAGTTCCTGCGCGGCGGCGACGCGGGCGACACCGTCGACTACCGGGTGACACGCGTCTTCGACGGGCGCACCGCGGCGTCGCGACGGGTGGATGCCCTCCAGCAGGGGCGGCTGCTGACCACCGCCACCGTCTCGTTCGCCGCGGCGCTGCCCGGTCCCGAGCACGGCAGGCGAGAGGTCCCCGGCGACCCGGATGTGTTGCCGCGCACCGGACCCGCAGGGCCGGCCCCGTCGATGCCGCTCGACGAACTCGACCTCAGGCTCGTCGACGAGGGCTCCGGCGAGCAGTTCGTGCGCCGGCTGTGGTGGCGCGCTGTCGTCGACCTCGGGGACGACCCGCTGGTGCACACGCTGGTCGCCGCGTACGTCACCGACGTCTACCTGATCGACCCGGCGCTGCAGGTACACGGGCACTCGATGCGCTCGCGCACGCACCGCAGTGGGACCACCGATTCCTCGATCTGGTTCCATCGCACACTGCGCGCCGACGAGTGGAACGTGCTCGAGTGCCGCTCACCCGCGGGTGGTCGCGGCCGCGGTGTCGTCACCGCCAGCCTGATCGGTCACGACGGCGCCGTCGCCGCCACCCTCGTGCAGGAGGGGCTCATCGCAGAGCGGGAGCCCGCGCCGGATCCCGCGCGGTGA
- a CDS encoding CoA transferase yields the protein MTATPDPTRPLAGVRVVEISSFVAVPLAGMTLAQLGAEVVRVDPVGGAADYRRWPLTEAGDSIYWAGLNKGKRSLAVDMRSPAGRDVVTRLIAGSGVFITNVTGRPWHAYETLRARRPDLIAVEVSGRADGGTGVDYTVNAGIGFPLVTGPAESSGPVNHVLPAWDVSCGLYAALSVVTALRHRDATGDGQHVRIPLENVALATASNLSLLTEAMVTGTSRARIGNAVYGTYGQDFTGSDGSAFMIVALTDRHFRDLTTLTGTADAVAALEDSLGADFSDEGQRYRHRAALNALFADWFARHTGEEIATALSATSVLWERYRTFAETAAGDRVTANALFTELDQPRVGRHLAAGLPVAIDGTYPAAAPAPALGDDTAAVLGDWLALDADEVSALRDAGTVA from the coding sequence GTGACGGCAACCCCTGACCCGACCCGGCCGCTCGCCGGGGTGCGGGTCGTCGAGATCTCCAGTTTCGTCGCGGTACCGCTGGCCGGCATGACGCTGGCGCAGCTCGGCGCGGAGGTGGTGCGGGTCGACCCGGTCGGCGGTGCCGCCGACTACCGCCGCTGGCCGCTGACCGAGGCCGGCGACAGCATCTACTGGGCCGGGCTGAACAAGGGCAAGCGGTCCCTGGCGGTCGACATGCGCTCGCCCGCGGGCCGCGACGTGGTGACACGGTTGATCGCCGGCAGCGGCGTGTTCATCACCAACGTCACCGGCAGGCCCTGGCACGCCTACGAGACGCTGCGCGCCCGGCGCCCCGATCTCATCGCCGTGGAGGTGTCCGGACGCGCCGACGGCGGCACCGGTGTCGACTACACCGTCAACGCCGGTATCGGTTTCCCGCTCGTCACCGGACCGGCCGAGTCGAGCGGGCCGGTCAATCACGTTCTGCCGGCATGGGACGTCAGCTGCGGCCTCTATGCCGCGCTGTCGGTGGTGACCGCGCTGCGCCACCGCGACGCCACCGGCGACGGCCAGCATGTACGGATCCCGCTCGAGAACGTCGCGCTGGCCACGGCGAGCAACCTCAGCCTGCTCACCGAGGCGATGGTCACCGGGACCTCGAGAGCGCGCATCGGCAACGCCGTCTACGGCACCTACGGGCAGGACTTCACCGGCAGTGACGGCTCGGCTTTCATGATCGTGGCGCTCACCGACCGGCACTTCCGCGATCTGACCACCCTGACCGGAACCGCGGACGCGGTTGCCGCACTTGAGGATTCATTGGGCGCCGACTTTTCCGACGAAGGTCAGCGCTACCGTCACCGCGCCGCGCTGAACGCCCTGTTCGCCGACTGGTTCGCCCGCCACACCGGCGAGGAGATCGCCACCGCGCTGTCGGCCACCTCGGTGCTGTGGGAGCGCTACCGCACGTTCGCCGAGACCGCCGCGGGGGACCGCGTCACCGCCAACGCGCTGTTCACCGAACTCGACCAGCCGCGCGTCGGACGCCATCTGGCCGCCGGGCTGCCGGTGGCGATCGACGGAACCTATCCCGCGGCCGCGCCTGCGCCGGCGCTCGGCGACGACACGGCCGCGGTGCTCGGCGATTGGCTGGCTCTCGACGCCGATGAGGTCTCGGCGCTGCGGGACGCGGGGACGGTGGCATGA
- a CDS encoding HAD-IIA family hydrolase: MRSSPQCWLTDMDGVLVREEHALPGAAEFLQRLVDRERPFLVLTNNSIFTPRDLAARLSRSGLIVPEAAIWTSALATATFLADQLPGGSAYVIGEAGLTTALHEAGYTMTDVEPDFVVLGETRTYSFEAITKAVRLILGGARFIATNPDVSGPSAEGPLPATGSVAAMITKATGREPYFVGKPNPMMFRSALNQIEAHSENTVMVGDRMDTDVVAGIEAGLETILVLTGSTSVEDVERYPFRPSRVLPSIAEAIELI; encoded by the coding sequence GTGCGCTCCTCCCCGCAGTGCTGGCTCACCGACATGGACGGCGTGCTCGTCCGCGAAGAACACGCGCTGCCCGGCGCCGCCGAGTTCCTTCAGCGCCTCGTCGACCGGGAACGCCCGTTTCTGGTGCTCACCAACAACTCGATCTTCACGCCGCGCGACCTCGCGGCCCGGTTGTCGCGGTCCGGGCTGATCGTCCCCGAGGCCGCGATCTGGACCTCGGCGCTGGCGACCGCGACGTTCCTGGCCGACCAACTGCCCGGCGGATCGGCCTACGTGATCGGCGAGGCCGGCCTCACCACGGCGCTGCACGAGGCCGGGTACACGATGACCGACGTCGAGCCCGATTTCGTGGTGCTCGGCGAGACCCGCACGTACTCGTTCGAGGCGATCACCAAGGCCGTGCGGCTGATTCTGGGCGGCGCCCGGTTCATCGCCACCAACCCCGACGTCAGCGGCCCGTCGGCCGAGGGTCCGCTGCCGGCCACCGGGTCGGTGGCCGCGATGATCACCAAGGCCACCGGCAGGGAGCCCTACTTCGTGGGCAAGCCGAACCCGATGATGTTCCGCAGCGCGCTCAACCAGATCGAGGCGCATTCGGAGAACACCGTGATGGTCGGGGACCGGATGGACACCGACGTGGTCGCCGGCATCGAGGCGGGCCTGGAGACGATCCTGGTGCTCACCGGCTCCACCTCGGTCGAGGACGTCGAACGCTACCCGTTCCGGCCCAGTCGGGTGCTGCCGTCGATCGCCGAGGCGATCGAACTCATCTGA
- a CDS encoding DUF2469 domain-containing protein, producing MSAEDLEKYETEMELSLYREYKDIVGQFSYVVETERRFYLANSVEMVPRNADGEVYFELRLGDAWVWDMYRPARFVKQVRVITFKDVNIEEVDKPELRLPE from the coding sequence ATGAGTGCCGAAGATCTCGAGAAGTACGAAACCGAGATGGAGCTCTCGCTCTACCGCGAGTACAAGGACATCGTCGGGCAGTTCAGCTACGTGGTGGAGACGGAGCGCCGGTTCTACCTCGCCAACAGCGTCGAGATGGTGCCGCGCAACGCCGACGGCGAGGTGTACTTCGAGCTGCGCCTCGGCGATGCCTGGGTGTGGGACATGTACCGGCCCGCGCGCTTCGTCAAGCAGGTGCGGGTCATCACGTTCAAGGACGTCAACATCGAAGAGGTCGACAAACCCGAACTGCGGCTGCCCGAGTAG
- a CDS encoding ribonuclease HII, which yields MPAWPPRMVIRRSSGLRTLECALYRAGLGPVAGVDEVGRGACAGPLVVAACVLGPNRMESLAALDDSKKLGEAERERLFPLIKRYALAYHVVFIPSVEVDRRGVHVANIEGMRRAVAGLPVRPGYVLSDGFRVPGLPTPSLPVIGGDAAAACIAAASVLAKVSRDRLMVAMEAEHPGYGFAEHKGYSTRAHSAALARLGPSSQHRYSFINVRRLVFREPGEHGDDECAKMWALGPINAEDSEDCDIYERREGQLSR from the coding sequence GTGCCGGCGTGGCCTCCCAGAATGGTGATCCGCAGATCGTCGGGTCTGCGCACCCTGGAATGCGCCCTGTACCGGGCCGGGCTGGGCCCGGTCGCCGGAGTGGACGAGGTGGGGCGCGGGGCGTGCGCCGGACCGCTGGTCGTCGCCGCGTGTGTGCTGGGCCCGAACCGGATGGAGAGCCTCGCCGCGCTCGACGACTCCAAGAAGCTGGGCGAGGCGGAGCGCGAACGGCTGTTTCCGCTGATCAAACGCTATGCGCTGGCCTACCACGTGGTGTTCATCCCCTCGGTGGAAGTGGACCGCCGCGGGGTGCACGTGGCCAACATCGAGGGCATGCGCCGGGCGGTCGCCGGACTGCCCGTGCGCCCCGGCTACGTGCTGTCCGACGGCTTCCGGGTGCCCGGATTGCCGACGCCGTCGCTGCCGGTGATCGGCGGTGACGCCGCCGCTGCGTGCATCGCTGCGGCCAGCGTGCTGGCCAAGGTCAGCCGCGACCGGCTGATGGTGGCGATGGAAGCCGAGCACCCCGGGTACGGCTTCGCCGAACACAAGGGGTACAGCACCCGGGCGCACAGTGCGGCGCTGGCCCGGCTGGGCCCGTCCAGCCAGCACCGGTATTCGTTCATCAATGTGCGACGACTGGTATTCCGGGAACCCGGGGAGCATGGCGACGACGAGTGCGCGAAGATGTGGGCACTGGGCCCCATCAACGCTGAAGACTCTGAAGACTGCGACATCTATGAACGACGTGAAGGACAGCTGAGCCGATGA
- the lepB gene encoding signal peptidase I — MSDQTLESPQPADPSDADEDAPAKKKRGALREAAILVTVAVVLYYVMLTFIARPYLIPSESMEPTLHGCNGCVGDRIMVDKLTYRFSEPEPGDVIVFKGPPNWSIGYKSIRSDNPAVRAVQNALSFVGFVPPDENDLVKRVIAVGGQTVECRVPTGLTVDGKPLNEPYLDPNTMNADPAVYPCLGNEFGPVTVPEGRLWVMGDNRTHSADSRAHCSNLPADVQRGLLCTGDPVAGTIPVDNVIGKARFIAWPPSRWGGVSSVDPQS; from the coding sequence ATGTCGGACCAGACGCTCGAATCGCCTCAGCCCGCTGACCCGTCGGACGCCGACGAGGACGCGCCGGCGAAGAAGAAGCGCGGCGCGCTGCGCGAGGCCGCCATCCTGGTCACCGTCGCGGTGGTCCTCTACTACGTGATGCTGACGTTCATCGCGCGTCCGTACCTGATTCCGTCGGAGTCGATGGAGCCCACGCTGCACGGCTGCAACGGCTGCGTCGGGGACCGGATCATGGTCGACAAGCTCACCTACCGGTTCTCCGAGCCGGAGCCCGGCGACGTGATCGTGTTCAAGGGCCCGCCGAACTGGAGCATCGGCTATAAGTCGATCCGCTCCGACAATCCCGCCGTGCGCGCCGTGCAGAACGCGCTGTCGTTCGTCGGTTTCGTCCCGCCCGACGAGAACGACCTGGTCAAGCGGGTGATCGCGGTCGGCGGCCAGACGGTGGAATGCCGTGTGCCGACCGGGTTGACCGTGGACGGCAAACCCCTCAACGAGCCCTACCTGGATCCGAACACGATGAACGCCGATCCGGCGGTCTACCCATGCCTGGGCAACGAGTTCGGTCCGGTCACCGTGCCCGAGGGCCGGCTGTGGGTGATGGGCGACAACCGCACCCACTCCGCGGACTCGCGGGCGCACTGCTCGAATCTTCCCGCCGACGTGCAGCGCGGCCTGCTGTGCACCGGTGACCCGGTCGCGGGCACCATCCCGGTGGACAACGTCATCGGCAAGGCCCGCTTCATCGCCTGGCCGCCGTCGCGGTGGGGTGGCGTGAGCTCGGTGGACCCGCAGAGCTGA
- the rplS gene encoding 50S ribosomal protein L19, whose translation MNTLDFVDQTSLRDDVPEFGPGDTVNVHVKVIEGSKERIQVFKGVVIRRQGGGIRETFTVRKESYGVGVERTFPVHSPNIDHIDVVTRGDVRRAKLYYLRELRGKKAKIKEKR comes from the coding sequence ATGAACACCCTGGATTTCGTCGACCAGACGTCGTTGCGTGACGACGTCCCGGAGTTCGGTCCCGGTGACACCGTCAACGTCCACGTGAAGGTCATCGAGGGCTCCAAGGAGCGCATCCAGGTCTTCAAGGGCGTCGTGATCCGCCGCCAGGGCGGCGGCATCCGCGAGACGTTCACCGTCCGCAAGGAGAGCTACGGCGTGGGCGTCGAGCGCACGTTCCCGGTGCACTCGCCCAACATCGACCACATCGACGTCGTGACCCGCGGCGACGTGCGCCGCGCGAAGCTGTACTACCTGCGCGAGCTGCGCGGCAAGAAGGCGAAGATCAAGGAGAAGCGCTGA
- a CDS encoding serine hydrolase, producing MRSRPWRLVKTTAALSIATVALGGCEAQVHGAPPDPDGPQLTVVAPLGTAAPLPDQPPDQPTASFLGLADRERRATAAAADEGADITAAVLDRNTGELVTNGDTRTIAIASVVKLFIADDLLLQVAKGQTTLSPDDRTMLDVMLRSSDDSAAEVFWNRSGGSAIINRVVSRYGLTSTRPPNNGRWFNTISTVTDLVRYYDKLLAGTGGLPGEQASIILSNLAASTPTAPDGMVPGGVYPQRFGIPEGLPGDPVAVKQGWMCCVGSDWMHLSTGVIGPDRRYVMAIASMQPTDAATARKTITAAVRAMFPEGRI from the coding sequence ATGCGATCGCGGCCGTGGCGGCTGGTCAAGACCACCGCCGCCCTGAGCATCGCCACGGTGGCACTCGGCGGGTGCGAAGCCCAGGTGCACGGCGCGCCGCCGGACCCCGACGGCCCGCAGCTGACCGTGGTCGCCCCGCTGGGGACCGCGGCGCCGCTGCCGGATCAGCCGCCCGACCAGCCGACCGCGTCCTTCCTGGGCCTGGCCGACCGCGAACGCCGGGCGACCGCGGCGGCCGCCGACGAGGGCGCCGACATCACCGCGGCGGTGCTCGACCGCAACACCGGCGAACTCGTCACCAACGGCGACACCCGCACGATCGCGATCGCGTCGGTGGTCAAGCTGTTCATCGCCGACGACCTCCTGCTGCAGGTCGCCAAGGGCCAGACGACGCTGTCGCCGGACGACCGCACGATGCTCGACGTCATGCTGCGCTCCTCCGACGACAGCGCGGCCGAGGTCTTCTGGAACCGCAGCGGCGGCAGCGCGATCATCAATCGGGTGGTGAGCCGCTACGGCCTGACCTCGACCAGGCCGCCGAACAACGGACGCTGGTTCAACACCATCAGCACCGTCACCGATCTGGTCCGCTACTACGACAAGCTGCTGGCCGGCACCGGCGGACTGCCGGGCGAACAGGCCAGCATCATCCTGTCGAACCTGGCGGCCTCCACCCCCACCGCACCCGACGGCATGGTCCCGGGCGGCGTGTACCCGCAGCGCTTCGGCATCCCCGAGGGCCTTCCCGGCGACCCGGTCGCTGTCAAGCAGGGCTGGATGTGCTGCGTCGGCTCCGACTGGATGCACCTGTCCACCGGCGTCATCGGCCCCGATCGCCGCTACGTGATGGCCATCGCCTCGATGCAGCCCACCGACGCCGCCACCGCCCGCAAGACCATCACCGCGGCCGTCCGGGCGATGTTCCCGGAAGGACGGATCTGA
- the trmD gene encoding tRNA (guanosine(37)-N1)-methyltransferase TrmD — MRIDVVSIFPQFLDPLRQSLPGRAIDAGVVDLAVHDLRRWTHDVHRSVDDSPYGGGPGMVMKAPVWGAALDEICSPETLLVVPTPAGRLFTQTTAQRWTSETHLVFACGRYEGIDQRVVDDAARRMRVEEVSIGDYVLPGGESAAVVMIEAVLRLLPDVLGNPASHQDDSHSDSVGGLLEGPSYTRPAMWRDLEVPEVLRSGDHARIEAWRREQSLARTRERRPDLLDGGER, encoded by the coding sequence ATGCGCATCGACGTCGTCTCGATCTTCCCGCAGTTCCTCGATCCGCTGCGACAGTCGTTGCCCGGCAGGGCGATCGACGCGGGTGTCGTCGACCTGGCCGTGCACGACCTACGCCGCTGGACCCACGACGTGCACCGCTCCGTCGACGACTCGCCGTACGGCGGCGGCCCCGGCATGGTGATGAAGGCGCCGGTATGGGGTGCGGCACTCGACGAGATCTGTTCTCCTGAAACACTTCTCGTGGTGCCGACCCCCGCGGGTCGGCTCTTCACCCAGACGACCGCGCAGCGGTGGACCAGCGAGACACACCTGGTCTTCGCGTGCGGCCGCTACGAGGGCATCGACCAACGCGTGGTCGACGACGCGGCGCGGCGGATGCGCGTCGAGGAGGTCTCGATCGGGGACTACGTGCTGCCCGGCGGAGAGTCCGCGGCCGTGGTGATGATCGAGGCGGTGCTGCGGCTGTTGCCCGACGTGCTCGGCAATCCTGCGTCGCATCAGGATGATTCGCACTCCGACTCGGTCGGAGGGCTGCTGGAGGGGCCCAGCTACACCCGCCCCGCCATGTGGCGCGACCTCGAGGTGCCCGAGGTGTTGCGCTCCGGCGACCACGCCCGGATCGAGGCCTGGCGCCGTGAGCAGAGTCTCGCGCGGACCAGAGAGCGGCGTCCCGATCTGCTCGACGGCGGCGAACGCTAG
- the rimM gene encoding ribosome maturation factor RimM (Essential for efficient processing of 16S rRNA), translating into MDLVVGRVVKAHGVTGEVAVDVRTDDPDDRFAPGVVLRGRPPRGGTERDFVVESVRAHGGRLLMRLQGVADRDAADALRGTLFLVDAAALPPIEDPDEFYDHQLEGLTVTTVDGAAVGTVAEVLHTAAGELLSVTRADGGEVLVPFVSAIVTSVSLSEGTVVIDPPDGLLDLDD; encoded by the coding sequence ATGGACCTGGTGGTCGGTCGCGTCGTCAAGGCGCACGGCGTCACCGGCGAGGTCGCCGTCGACGTGCGCACCGACGACCCGGACGACCGGTTCGCTCCCGGTGTCGTGCTGCGCGGCCGGCCGCCGCGCGGCGGCACCGAGCGTGACTTCGTCGTCGAGTCGGTGCGTGCCCACGGCGGCAGGCTGCTGATGCGGTTGCAGGGCGTCGCCGACCGCGACGCGGCCGACGCGCTGCGCGGCACGCTGTTCCTCGTCGACGCCGCCGCGCTCCCGCCGATCGAGGACCCCGACGAGTTCTACGACCACCAGCTCGAAGGGCTGACGGTGACGACCGTCGACGGCGCCGCGGTGGGGACGGTGGCCGAGGTCCTGCACACCGCGGCCGGGGAACTGCTGTCGGTCACGCGCGCCGACGGCGGGGAGGTCCTGGTGCCGTTCGTGTCCGCCATCGTGACCTCGGTGTCCCTGTCCGAGGGCACCGTCGTGATCGATCCGCCCGACGGTCTGCTCGACCTGGACGACTGA
- a CDS encoding RNA-binding protein has product MSSVVVDAVEHLVRGIVDNPDDVRVDMVTNRRGRTVEVHVHPDDLGKVIGRGGRTATALRTLVAGIGGRGIRVDVVDTDQ; this is encoded by the coding sequence ATGAGTTCCGTCGTCGTCGACGCTGTCGAGCATCTGGTTCGCGGGATCGTCGACAACCCCGACGATGTCCGCGTCGACATGGTGACCAACCGCCGCGGCCGCACGGTCGAGGTGCACGTTCACCCCGATGACCTGGGCAAGGTGATCGGCCGGGGCGGCCGCACCGCGACCGCGCTGCGCACCCTGGTGGCCGGCATCGGCGGCCGCGGGATCCGCGTCGACGTGGTGGACACCGACCAGTAG
- the rpsP gene encoding 30S ribosomal protein S16: MAVKIKLTRLGKIRNPQYRIAVADARTRRDGRAIEVIGRYHPKEEPSLIEIDSERAQYWLGVGAQPTEPVVALLKITGDWQKFKGLPGAEGTLKVKEPKPSKLDLFNAALAEAEGGPSTEATTPKKKKAPAAKKAEPEASDVEATADPSGSADKSEPAAEGEDATVAGATAADS; this comes from the coding sequence ATGGCTGTCAAGATCAAGCTGACCCGTCTCGGCAAGATCCGCAATCCCCAGTACCGCATCGCCGTCGCCGACGCGCGCACCCGCCGCGACGGCCGCGCCATCGAGGTCATCGGCCGGTACCACCCCAAGGAAGAGCCGAGCCTCATCGAGATCGACTCCGAGCGCGCCCAGTACTGGCTGGGTGTGGGCGCCCAGCCCACCGAGCCCGTCGTGGCGCTGCTCAAGATCACCGGTGACTGGCAGAAGTTCAAGGGCCTGCCGGGCGCCGAGGGCACGCTGAAGGTCAAGGAGCCCAAGCCCTCCAAGCTCGACCTGTTCAACGCCGCGCTGGCCGAGGCCGAGGGCGGCCCGTCCACCGAGGCCACGACGCCGAAGAAGAAGAAGGCCCCGGCCGCCAAGAAGGCGGAGCCCGAGGCCTCCGACGTCGAGGCGACGGCCGACCCGTCCGGGTCCGCCGACAAGTCCGAGCCCGCCGCTGAGGGCGAGGACGCCACGGTCGCCGGCGCCACTGCTGCTGACTCATGA
- a CDS encoding nuclear transport factor 2 family protein, with translation MDDAAVLLEIESIKQLKARYCRHLDTKDWDAWRALFTEDFRSDTSQAGGKVIVGADDFVAFTRASLRDRATVHQVHAPELELTSATTAQGIWALEDVVRLAPGVNLRGYGHYRETYAKVDGRWLITASTLTRLREDVFNLVVTVYLSDRVKRVAAAVGRRLAR, from the coding sequence ATGGATGACGCTGCTGTGCTGCTCGAGATCGAGTCGATCAAACAGCTCAAGGCACGCTACTGCCGCCACCTCGACACCAAGGACTGGGACGCCTGGCGGGCGCTGTTCACCGAGGACTTCCGCAGCGACACCTCGCAGGCCGGCGGCAAGGTCATCGTCGGCGCCGACGACTTCGTCGCCTTCACCCGTGCCAGCTTGCGCGATCGCGCCACCGTGCATCAGGTGCACGCCCCCGAACTCGAGCTGACCTCGGCGACGACGGCGCAGGGCATCTGGGCGCTGGAGGACGTGGTGCGGCTGGCCCCCGGGGTGAACCTGCGCGGGTACGGGCACTACCGGGAGACCTACGCCAAGGTCGACGGACGCTGGTTGATCACCGCCTCCACGCTGACCCGGCTGCGCGAGGACGTCTTCAACCTGGTGGTGACGGTGTATCTGTCCGACCGCGTCAAGAGGGTCGCCGCGGCCGTGGGCCGGCGGCTGGCGCGCTGA
- a CDS encoding nuclear transport factor 2 family protein, with product MLSLEEISDRLEIQQLLIDYSTAIDQKRFDDLDAVFTPDAYIDYSVAGGIEGRFPEVKAWLKEVLPNFPMYYHMLGNVDIRVSGDTATSRAICFNPMVMGGDVDKNAAQIYFVGIWYVDEFVRTDQGWRMSKRVEEKCFDKLM from the coding sequence ATGTTGAGCCTCGAGGAGATCTCCGATCGGCTGGAGATCCAGCAACTGCTGATCGACTACTCCACCGCGATCGACCAGAAGCGGTTCGACGACCTCGACGCGGTGTTCACCCCGGACGCCTACATCGACTACAGCGTCGCCGGCGGTATCGAAGGGCGGTTCCCCGAGGTCAAGGCGTGGTTGAAGGAGGTCCTGCCGAACTTCCCGATGTACTACCACATGCTCGGCAACGTCGACATCCGCGTCTCGGGTGACACCGCGACGTCACGGGCGATCTGCTTCAACCCGATGGTGATGGGCGGCGACGTCGACAAGAACGCAGCGCAGATCTATTTCGTGGGCATCTGGTACGTCGACGAGTTCGTCCGCACCGACCAGGGCTGGCGGATGAGCAAGCGGGTCGAGGAGAAGTGCTTCGACAAGCTGATGTGA
- a CDS encoding D-alanyl-D-alanine carboxypeptidase family protein, with protein MTRLLACLGATLCLLAGLSTPHSGAVPVSGISQPAGSVPIPDGPAEAWILADMDTGAVLAGRNENARFAPASTIKVLLALTVLDELPLDATVVANEADTRVECNCAGVAPGTTYTARQLLEALLLVSGNDAANTLATMLGGRDAAAAKMNATAASVGALGTTAGSPSGIDGPGIDIWSTPHDLAVIFRAAMANPVFAQITAQPTAVFPTRTGDVVLVNQDELLHRYPGTFGGKTGYTDLAQKTFVGGAERGGRHLVVALMHGLVREGGPTYWDQAAALLDWGFALGPNAGISAL; from the coding sequence ATGACGAGGCTTCTCGCGTGCCTGGGGGCCACGCTGTGCCTGCTCGCGGGACTGTCGACGCCGCACTCCGGCGCGGTGCCCGTGTCCGGGATCAGCCAGCCCGCCGGGAGCGTCCCGATTCCCGACGGTCCGGCCGAGGCGTGGATCCTGGCCGACATGGACACCGGAGCGGTCCTCGCGGGCCGCAACGAGAACGCACGGTTCGCACCGGCGAGCACCATCAAGGTGCTGCTGGCGCTCACCGTCCTCGACGAACTCCCCCTCGACGCCACCGTGGTGGCCAACGAGGCCGACACCCGGGTCGAGTGCAACTGCGCCGGTGTCGCCCCGGGGACGACCTACACCGCGCGGCAGCTGCTCGAGGCGCTGCTGCTCGTCTCCGGCAATGACGCCGCGAACACCCTGGCCACCATGCTGGGCGGCCGGGACGCCGCCGCGGCCAAGATGAACGCCACAGCAGCGTCGGTGGGTGCGCTCGGCACGACCGCCGGATCGCCGTCGGGCATCGACGGCCCCGGCATCGACATCTGGTCCACGCCGCACGATCTGGCGGTCATCTTCCGGGCGGCGATGGCCAACCCGGTGTTCGCCCAGATCACCGCGCAGCCCACCGCGGTGTTCCCCACCCGCACCGGCGACGTGGTGCTGGTCAACCAGGACGAACTGCTGCACCGCTACCCCGGCACGTTCGGCGGCAAGACCGGCTACACCGACCTCGCGCAGAAGACGTTCGTCGGCGGGGCCGAGCGCGGCGGCCGCCACCTGGTGGTGGCGCTGATGCACGGTCTGGTCCGCGAGGGCGGGCCCACCTACTGGGATCAGGCCGCCGCGCTGCTGGACTGGGGCTTCGCGCTGGGCCCCAACGCCGGGATCAGCGCGCTGTAG